One Vicia villosa cultivar HV-30 ecotype Madison, WI unplaced genomic scaffold, Vvil1.0 ctg.001117F_1_1_2_unsc, whole genome shotgun sequence DNA segment encodes these proteins:
- the LOC131633346 gene encoding uncharacterized protein LOC131633346: MEQLEQNQTALREDVDQLKVSMEEVKGGMAQMLEFMKALRDEKEKAKEVQSRDTLVQDEIPNDENPLLGFVSGFGPAKDKSQAQSVRRAIQFQEKGETSQEGFVPTPQTKGTIRTVRIPASNVPKDDDYLDLQYGVQEVDNTKQAPQTQQSIPNSGEDSKDSEQIKTLEERLKVVEGYDVFDVDTFEMSLVSDLTIPRKFKIPDFEKYKGLTCPRNHLRMYVRKMAAYAHDQKLMIHFFQESLSGASIDWYMQLEKSSVRSWNDLANTFLKHYKYNLDMAPNRMQLQNMSQKKDESFKEYAQRWREMASRVQPPLMEKELVLFKTYPNLFR, from the coding sequence ATggagcagctagaacagaatcaaactGCCCTTCGTGAAGatgtggatcaactaaaggttagtatggaagaggttaaaggaggtatggctcagatgttagaattcatgaaggccctcaggGACGagaaagaaaaagcaaaagaggttcagtctagggataccctggttcaggatgagatccccaacgacgaaaacccgctgctaggatttgtttcaggctttggcccagctaaggacaaatctcaggcccaatctgtcaggagagctatccagttccaagagaaaggagagacctcccaagaaggatttgtccccactccacaaacgaaagggacaatccgcacagttcgcattcctgctagcaatgtccctaaggatgatgattacctggatctacaatacggagtacaagaggtggacaacacaaaACAAGCACCTCaaacacaacagtctattcctaactctggggaagactccaaggacagtgagCAAATCAAGAcgctagaagagagactaaaagtggtagaaggatacgatgtcttcgacgtggataccttcgaaatgagcttggtctcagACCTAACTATCCcacgcaaattcaagattcccgacttcgagaaatacaaaggactcacatgtccgaggaatcacttgcgcatgtatgtgcgaaaaatggctgcctacgcccacgatcaaaagctaatgatacatttctttcaagaaagcttaagcggagcgtccattgactggtacatgcaattagagaagtcttctgtccgaagctggaatgatttggccaacaccttcttaaagcattacaagtacaacttggacatggcacccaaccgaatgcaattacaaaacatgtcacagaagaaggatgaatcattcaaggagtacgcccaaaggtggagggaaatggcttctcgagtccaacctcccctaatggaaaaagaactggttttgtttaagacgtatcccaACCTTTTTAGGTAA